The Polyangiaceae bacterium genome includes a region encoding these proteins:
- the nusG gene encoding transcription termination/antitermination protein NusG, whose translation MLAAPAETPGEETSSAKKWYVVTTYSGYENKVKAALQERIRQFKMEEKFGEVLIPSETVTESAKDGKQRVKTKTSFPGYVFVEMEMSEHAWHLVKDTPKVTGFIGNQRPQEVKPPHIEDLRKGIVEGAVKPKPRHQFQEGDEVRVVVGAFANFSGTVQEVKPDKQKLKVMVSIFGRPTPVELDFSHVEKR comes from the coding sequence ATGCTTGCTGCTCCGGCGGAGACTCCCGGCGAGGAGACCTCCTCCGCCAAGAAGTGGTACGTCGTCACCACCTACTCCGGCTACGAGAACAAGGTGAAGGCCGCGCTCCAGGAGCGCATCCGCCAGTTCAAGATGGAGGAGAAGTTCGGCGAGGTCCTGATCCCGTCGGAGACGGTCACGGAGTCGGCCAAGGACGGCAAGCAGCGCGTCAAGACCAAGACCAGCTTCCCCGGATACGTCTTCGTCGAGATGGAGATGAGCGAGCACGCCTGGCACCTGGTCAAAGACACGCCGAAGGTCACGGGTTTCATCGGCAACCAGCGCCCGCAAGAGGTGAAGCCGCCGCACATCGAGGATCTCCGCAAGGGCATCGTCGAGGGCGCCGTCAAGCCCAAGCCCCGTCATCAGTTCCAGGAAGGCGACGAGGTTCGCGTCGTGGTCGGCGCGTTCGCCAACTTCTCGGGCACGGTCCAGGAAGTCAAACCCGACAAGCAGAAGCTCAAGGTCATGGTCAGCATCTTCGGGCGTCCCACGCCGGTGGAGCTGGATTTCTCGCATGTAGAGAAACGGTAG
- the secE gene encoding preprotein translocase subunit SecE — translation MARKDEEKDDELNEDEESASGDASAEERDDDERSEDESDAGAEDEAEESPEAHERERAEHESADLALEAKALAHESTETAAEQLGASARYVHAAFFIGGILLAFISSKIIGVAWGALADWPAATRAVPLLLRFAEDERGSYALGIGALIGILTIVQVYRKEHVRRWADEVALELTKVTWPSRETVTNGTIVVIVASMIATVYVALLDRFWGFLTHLVYGA, via the coding sequence ATGGCACGCAAGGACGAAGAGAAAGACGACGAGCTGAACGAGGACGAAGAGTCCGCGAGCGGCGACGCGTCTGCCGAGGAGCGCGACGACGACGAGCGCTCCGAGGACGAGTCCGACGCCGGCGCCGAGGACGAGGCCGAGGAGTCTCCCGAGGCTCACGAGCGCGAGCGCGCCGAGCACGAGAGCGCCGACCTGGCGCTGGAGGCGAAGGCCCTCGCCCACGAGTCCACGGAGACGGCGGCCGAGCAGCTGGGTGCCTCGGCCCGCTACGTCCACGCAGCGTTCTTCATCGGCGGCATCCTGCTCGCATTCATCAGCTCGAAGATCATCGGGGTCGCCTGGGGCGCCCTCGCCGACTGGCCCGCGGCGACCCGCGCGGTGCCGCTGCTCCTGCGCTTCGCCGAAGACGAGCGCGGCAGCTACGCGCTCGGTATCGGCGCGCTCATCGGCATTCTGACGATCGTCCAGGTCTACCGCAAAGAGCACGTGCGGCGCTGGGCGGACGAAGTGGCGCTCGAGCTCACCAAGGTCACTTGGCCGAGCCGCGAGACGGTCACCAACGGCACCATCGTCGTGATCGTGGCGAGCATGATCGCCACGGTCTACGTGGCGTTGCTCGACCGGTTCTGGGGATTCCTCACTCACCTGGTGTACGGCGCATGA
- the rpmG gene encoding 50S ribosomal protein L33: MAASDVTSRPGRLRVALACEVCGERNYKTTIARREGSQPLCLKKFCKTCERHTVHKESK; encoded by the coding sequence GTGGCTGCGAGCGACGTTACCAGCCGGCCAGGGCGACTCCGCGTCGCCCTCGCTTGTGAGGTCTGCGGCGAGCGCAACTACAAGACGACAATCGCGCGCCGCGAAGGCTCGCAGCCACTGTGCCTCAAGAAGTTCTGCAAGACCTGTGAGCGCCACACGGTGCACAAGGAGAGCAAGTAG
- the tuf gene encoding elongation factor Tu: MAKEKFVRSKPHVNVGTIGHIDHGKTTLTAALVKVQSKKNLAKEIRYADIAKGGIVRDDTKTVTIAVSHVEYETAGRHYAHVDCPGHADYIKNMITGAAQMDGAILVVSALDSVMPQTREHVLLARQVGLNHIVVFLNKCDAVEDPEMLELVEMEVRELLNKYKFNGDNAKIVQGAALPALQGDAKWEAKIDELLGALDSEIPQPQREVDKPFLMAVEDVFSIKGRGTVATGRIERGKVHVNDEVEIIGFDRDKKTVVTGVEMFRKSMDEGQAGDNVGCLLRGIDKDQIERGQILAAPGSIKPHKKFMGEVYVLKKEEGGRHTPFFTNYKPQFYIRTMDVTGSVTLPEGIKMVMPGDNVTVEVELITNVALEEQMRFAIREGGKTVGAGVVTKIIE; the protein is encoded by the coding sequence ATGGCCAAGGAGAAGTTCGTACGTTCGAAGCCCCACGTGAACGTGGGCACGATCGGTCACATCGACCACGGCAAGACGACGCTGACTGCGGCGCTGGTGAAGGTGCAGAGCAAGAAGAATCTCGCGAAGGAGATCCGCTACGCCGACATCGCGAAGGGTGGCATCGTCCGTGACGACACGAAGACGGTGACCATCGCGGTTTCGCACGTGGAGTACGAGACGGCTGGGCGGCACTACGCGCACGTCGATTGCCCGGGCCACGCGGACTACATCAAGAACATGATCACGGGCGCGGCGCAGATGGACGGCGCGATCCTGGTGGTGAGCGCGCTGGACAGCGTGATGCCGCAGACGCGGGAGCACGTGCTGCTCGCGCGTCAGGTGGGCCTGAACCACATCGTGGTGTTCCTGAACAAGTGCGACGCGGTGGAAGACCCGGAGATGCTCGAGCTGGTCGAGATGGAAGTCCGGGAGCTCTTGAACAAGTACAAGTTCAACGGCGACAACGCGAAGATCGTGCAGGGCGCGGCGCTGCCGGCGCTGCAGGGCGACGCGAAGTGGGAGGCGAAGATCGACGAGCTGCTCGGGGCTCTGGACTCGGAGATCCCGCAGCCGCAGCGCGAGGTGGACAAGCCCTTCCTGATGGCGGTCGAGGACGTGTTCTCGATCAAGGGCCGCGGCACGGTGGCCACGGGCCGCATCGAGCGCGGCAAGGTCCACGTCAACGACGAGGTCGAGATCATCGGCTTCGACCGCGACAAGAAGACGGTCGTGACCGGCGTTGAGATGTTCCGCAAGTCGATGGACGAGGGTCAGGCCGGCGACAACGTCGGTTGCCTGCTGCGCGGCATCGACAAGGACCAGATCGAGCGCGGCCAGATCCTGGCGGCGCCCGGCAGCATCAAGCCGCACAAGAAGTTCATGGGCGAGGTGTACGTGCTGAAGAAGGAGGAGGGTGGCCGTCACACGCCGTTCTTCACCAACTACAAGCCGCAGTTCTACATCCGCACGATGGACGTGACCGGGAGCGTGACCCTGCCCGAGGGCATCAAGATGGTGATGCCGGGTGACAACGTGACCGTGGAAGTGGAGCTCATCACCAACGTGGCGCTGGAGGAGCAGATGCGCTTCGCCATCCGCGAAGGCGGCAAGACCGTCGGCGCGGGCGTCGTCACCAAGATCATCGAGTGA
- a CDS encoding type II toxin-antitoxin system VapC family toxin: MRVALDTNRYVDLISGDEAVAQLLELADAVLVPYVVLAELRAGFAFGSQPADNEQLLRRFLMKDGVEVLFADDQTTHHYARVYAQLRRQGTPIPTNDLWIAALVLQHDAALCSRDAHFDRLPQLARV, translated from the coding sequence GTGAGAGTCGCCCTCGACACGAACCGCTACGTCGATCTGATTTCAGGGGACGAAGCCGTCGCCCAGCTCCTCGAGCTGGCAGACGCGGTCCTGGTTCCGTATGTCGTCCTCGCCGAGCTTCGAGCCGGCTTCGCCTTCGGCAGCCAGCCGGCCGACAACGAGCAGCTGCTCCGCCGGTTCCTGATGAAGGACGGAGTCGAGGTGCTCTTCGCCGACGACCAGACCACTCACCACTACGCGCGGGTGTATGCGCAGCTCCGCCGCCAAGGCACCCCCATCCCCACGAACGACCTGTGGATCGCGGCCTTGGTCCTCCAGCACGACGCGGCGCTGTGCAGCCGGGATGCTCATTTCGACCGCCTTCCTCAGCTAGCTCGCGTGTGA
- a CDS encoding type II toxin-antitoxin system PemK/MazF family toxin, whose translation MARGLNRGDVWLHRFSAPDKRRPVLVLSRPDALEVMQSVIVAGITSTIRGLPTEVPLGPDHGMKAACVVNLDHVFTLRKADLQRYVTTLDATTMRMVCRALGVATGCV comes from the coding sequence TTGGCCCGAGGACTGAACCGAGGGGATGTCTGGCTCCACCGGTTCTCCGCGCCGGACAAGCGGCGGCCTGTCCTGGTGCTCAGCCGCCCTGACGCGCTCGAAGTGATGCAGTCCGTCATCGTCGCGGGCATCACTTCGACCATCCGCGGTCTCCCCACCGAGGTGCCCCTCGGCCCGGATCACGGAATGAAGGCCGCCTGCGTGGTCAACTTGGATCACGTCTTCACCCTCCGGAAGGCCGACCTGCAGCGATACGTGACGACACTCGATGCCACCACGATGCGGATGGTCTGTCGCGCTCTCGGTGTCGCGACCGGCTGCGTGTGA
- a CDS encoding ribbon-helix-helix protein, CopG family: MRAIQFTIDEELLRQVDRDPETKRSGRSAFLRQAIRDYLARRRDRSIKAAYRKGYGDKPVTRDEFGPLMEAQAWPED, from the coding sequence ATGAGAGCGATTCAGTTCACCATCGACGAGGAGCTCTTGCGCCAGGTCGACCGTGACCCAGAGACCAAGCGCTCGGGGCGCTCTGCCTTCTTGCGCCAGGCCATCCGGGACTACCTGGCGCGCCGCCGCGACCGTTCCATCAAGGCGGCCTATCGCAAGGGCTACGGCGACAAGCCGGTCACCCGCGACGAGTTCGGGCCGCTGATGGAGGCTCAGGCTTGGCCCGAGGACTGA